One Porphyromonas pogonae genomic region harbors:
- a CDS encoding abortive infection family protein has translation MNQSISPKYQMDIVQKISTSLFEQFRSYENVEAYLSKWHQEEQGWNNFWENFQFYYRDEEKKKIDAVKTLHNVDGETLLKIAIDLGIDTPDYIPSIPTFKNELKSSYETASLTFEKAFRNVETDPSLAIGLANSALESIIKEILKDSRINVIWSEKETLTKLIGNICKAFGLQSNGNLPKEIKTLASSLINAGKAIEDLRSDKTEFHGKTDGDLMIKDAVYAYFVVNVTTTIGLFLLNFYKSNYPSVDKSETISDDELPF, from the coding sequence ATGAACCAAAGTATCTCTCCAAAATATCAAATGGATATAGTTCAAAAGATAAGTACCAGTTTATTTGAGCAATTCAGGAGTTATGAAAATGTTGAAGCGTATTTAAGCAAATGGCATCAAGAAGAACAGGGGTGGAATAATTTTTGGGAGAACTTCCAGTTCTATTATAGAGATGAGGAAAAAAAGAAAATAGATGCAGTAAAGACACTCCATAATGTTGATGGCGAAACATTACTGAAGATTGCAATTGATTTGGGGATAGATACTCCTGATTATATCCCAAGCATACCAACTTTCAAAAATGAATTAAAGTCCAGTTATGAAACAGCAAGCCTAACATTTGAAAAGGCATTTAGAAATGTAGAGACAGATCCAAGCCTCGCTATCGGATTAGCAAACTCAGCCCTTGAAAGCATTATTAAGGAGATTCTGAAGGATTCAAGAATAAATGTAATATGGAGTGAAAAAGAGACCCTGACAAAACTCATTGGGAATATCTGCAAAGCATTCGGATTGCAGAGTAATGGGAATCTCCCAAAAGAGATAAAGACTTTAGCCAGTTCTCTAATAAATGCAGGGAAAGCGATAGAGGATTTACGTAGCGATAAGACGGAATTTCATGGAAAAACTGATGGAGATTTAATGATTAAAGATGCAGTATATGCTTACTTTGTCGTCAATGTAACAACCACTATTGGTTTATTTCTTCTCAATTTCTATAAATCTAATTATCCATCGGTTGATAAGTCTGAGACGATTTCTGATGACGAACTTCCTTTTTAA
- a CDS encoding restriction endonuclease subunit S: protein MKKYKLGDLIEVTRGASLSGDFYAASGKYIRLTCGNFDYRNNCFKENTSKDNLYYTGEFKEEFLLEKGDLITPLTEQAIGLLGSTAWIPESGKYIQSQDIAKITCTEEQFDKKFAYYLISSDMVKRQLSAAAQQTKIRHTSPDKIKDCTVWLPPLAEQKQIGQLLFDIDCKIEVNRAINHNLEAMAKQLYDYWFVQFDFPDENGKPYKSSGGKMVWNEKLKREIPEGWTDGIFSNIANITMGQSPDGSSYNEEGNGSVFYQGSTDFGMRFPSVRMFTTSPSRFAKQGDILMSVRAPVGAVNIANNDCCIGRGLSAISAKIGSITYIYYVIHYLRIHFDSLNTAGTTFGAITKDDLYNLPVVVPHNRVIELFESICKPIFDKQMGIGLEIERVTKLRDELLPLLMNGQVSVNYDLAND from the coding sequence ATGAAAAAATATAAACTTGGAGATTTGATAGAGGTAACAAGAGGAGCAAGCCTTAGTGGTGATTTCTATGCAGCATCGGGCAAATACATTCGCCTGACCTGTGGTAATTTTGATTATCGCAACAACTGCTTTAAGGAGAATACCTCTAAGGACAATCTTTATTATACAGGAGAGTTCAAGGAGGAATTTCTACTTGAAAAGGGAGATTTGATAACTCCACTAACCGAACAAGCTATCGGCTTGCTCGGTTCTACCGCATGGATTCCTGAAAGCGGGAAATATATTCAAAGTCAGGATATAGCCAAGATTACCTGCACAGAGGAACAGTTTGATAAAAAGTTTGCCTATTATCTCATATCTTCTGATATGGTGAAACGGCAACTAAGTGCAGCCGCCCAACAAACAAAAATTAGGCATACCTCTCCTGATAAAATAAAAGACTGCACCGTATGGTTACCTCCTTTGGCAGAGCAAAAACAGATAGGGCAACTTTTATTTGATATTGACTGTAAAATAGAAGTCAATCGTGCGATAAATCATAATTTAGAGGCGATGGCAAAGCAACTCTACGACTATTGGTTTGTACAGTTCGATTTTCCCGATGAGAACGGTAAGCCGTATAAAAGTAGCGGAGGCAAGATGGTGTGGAATGAGAAACTCAAACGAGAGATACCAGAGGGTTGGACTGACGGCATTTTCTCTAATATTGCTAACATTACGATGGGGCAATCTCCTGATGGATCAAGTTATAATGAAGAAGGAAACGGCAGTGTTTTCTATCAAGGGAGTACAGATTTTGGGATGCGTTTTCCTTCTGTTCGAATGTTCACAACATCCCCTTCTCGGTTTGCGAAGCAAGGAGACATTCTTATGAGTGTTCGTGCCCCAGTCGGAGCTGTCAATATCGCTAACAATGATTGTTGTATAGGACGAGGGCTGTCAGCGATTAGCGCAAAGATTGGTTCAATAACCTATATCTACTATGTCATTCATTATTTAAGAATCCATTTTGATAGCCTTAATACAGCTGGAACAACATTCGGAGCAATAACAAAAGACGATCTCTACAATCTCCCTGTTGTTGTCCCTCATAATAGAGTAATTGAGTTATTTGAATCTATTTGCAAACCAATCTTCGATAAACAGATGGGAATAGGTCTTGAAATAGAACGCGTCACTAAGCTACGAGACGAACTTCTTCCTCTCCTGATGAATGGTCAGGTATCGGTAAATTATGATTTAGCGAACGATTAA
- a CDS encoding restriction endonuclease subunit S: MKLSEIIDVFIAGDWGNESPSIETPHAVSCVRGADIVPISNNEFANIPLRYVSDRSFQQKLLKLGDIVIEKSGGSPTQSTGRAVYISENLLSISTDVVCSNFCVAFRVKDGWNSFFIYQYWQYLYNSGVFFNFEGKTSGIKNLQLDIALSTIEIEPYPIENQTAIANCLEAFEKKIALNRSLNHNLPIPDHSSGEEEVRLVA; the protein is encoded by the coding sequence ATGAAGTTATCAGAGATTATAGATGTTTTTATTGCCGGAGACTGGGGAAATGAATCCCCAAGTATAGAAACCCCTCATGCCGTTTCTTGTGTGAGAGGGGCAGACATTGTACCCATAAGTAACAATGAATTTGCCAATATTCCTCTTCGCTACGTCTCTGACCGCTCATTTCAACAGAAATTACTCAAACTCGGAGATATTGTAATAGAGAAATCAGGAGGAAGCCCCACCCAATCAACTGGGCGTGCCGTGTACATCTCCGAAAACCTACTTTCTATATCAACGGACGTAGTTTGTTCCAATTTCTGCGTTGCTTTTAGGGTAAAAGACGGATGGAACTCATTCTTTATCTACCAATATTGGCAGTATCTGTATAATAGTGGCGTGTTTTTCAACTTTGAAGGGAAAACATCGGGCATAAAGAACCTCCAATTGGATATAGCCCTCTCTACCATTGAGATTGAGCCGTATCCAATTGAAAATCAAACAGCCATAGCCAACTGTTTAGAAGCATTTGAAAAGAAAATAGCCCTTAATCGTTCGCTAAATCATAATTTACCGATACCTGACCATTCATCAGGAGAGGAAGAAGTTCGTCTCGTAGCTTAG
- the xerA gene encoding site-specific tyrosine recombinase/integron integrase yields the protein MKEKKIENILAEMSDILDIRQQARLRMVLKNAFEQVVVMPVENEEQQREQANGELLQAFISAKKIEGCSDKTLCYYQSSIEALLRSEQKRIGELETNDIRSYLARYQEERGSSRVTIDNLRRIFSSFFAWLEDEDYIAKSPVRRIHKVRTESLVKEVISDEHMEVLRDTCHEIRDLAMIDLLASTGMRVGELVKMNREDIDFHERQCVVFGKGNKEREVYFNARTKIHLKRYLESRTDTNPALFVSLSLPHNRLTIGGVETRLRQLGKRAGLNKVHPHKFRRTLATMAIDKGMPIEQVQRLLGHVKIDTTLHYAMVNQANVKMAHRKYIG from the coding sequence ATGAAAGAGAAAAAAATAGAGAACATTCTTGCCGAGATGTCTGATATTTTAGATATAAGGCAACAAGCAAGATTGCGAATGGTATTGAAAAACGCCTTTGAGCAAGTGGTAGTGATGCCAGTCGAAAATGAAGAACAACAACGAGAGCAAGCTAATGGAGAACTTCTGCAAGCCTTTATTTCTGCCAAGAAAATAGAGGGTTGTTCAGATAAAACGTTATGCTATTACCAATCGTCCATAGAAGCCTTGTTGAGAAGTGAACAAAAACGAATAGGTGAACTCGAAACAAACGACATTCGCTCCTATCTTGCTCGCTATCAAGAGGAACGTGGCTCAAGTAGAGTTACGATAGACAACCTAAGGCGCATATTTTCCAGCTTCTTTGCATGGTTGGAGGATGAAGACTATATCGCTAAAAGCCCTGTACGCCGTATTCATAAAGTGCGTACTGAAAGCCTTGTCAAAGAAGTAATAAGCGATGAACACATGGAGGTGTTGCGTGATACCTGCCACGAAATCAGAGACTTGGCAATGATAGATTTATTGGCTTCCACAGGTATGCGTGTAGGCGAATTGGTAAAGATGAACCGTGAAGACATAGACTTTCACGAACGGCAATGCGTTGTATTTGGCAAAGGCAATAAGGAGCGCGAGGTCTATTTCAATGCACGGACAAAAATACATCTCAAACGGTATCTTGAAAGCAGAACGGATACGAACCCTGCTCTGTTTGTATCTTTATCCTTACCCCACAACAGACTGACAATAGGAGGAGTAGAAACGCGTTTACGGCAACTTGGTAAGCGAGCAGGACTGAACAAGGTGCATCCGCACAAGTTTCGTCGTACCTTAGCAACTATGGCTATTGACAAAGGTATGCCCATTGAACAAGTACAACGACTATTGGGGCATGTAAAGATTGATACCACATTGCATTACGCTATGGTAAATCAAGCAAATGTAAAAATGGCACACCGCAAGTATATAGGCTGA
- a CDS encoding restriction endonuclease subunit S — protein sequence MAKQLYDYWFVQFDFPNAKGKPYKSSGGKMVWNEKLKREIPEGWEVLPLFEAISVQYGFPFATEQFTEEITNVPVVRIRDILEGTTSAYSLEDTDEKYRLNEGDVLVGMDGNFHINFWHNNEAYLNQRCVRLRPYGDSDISSIQILHGISPYIKAKEQSAKGSTVGHLSDKDMKGLYLIQSINTMNFNSRKTLDVLLSLIIRDKKEILSLTKLRDELLPLLMNGQVSVNYDLSPISTVFSQTILSIARLAVAA from the coding sequence ATGGCAAAGCAACTCTACGACTATTGGTTTGTGCAGTTCGACTTCCCCAACGCTAAGGGTAAGCCGTATAAGTCCAGCGGTGGAAAGATGGTGTGGAATGAGAAGTTGAAGCGAGAAATACCAGAAGGATGGGAAGTATTGCCCCTTTTTGAAGCAATTAGTGTACAATATGGATTCCCTTTTGCCACTGAACAATTTACAGAGGAAATAACAAATGTTCCAGTTGTTCGTATTAGAGACATACTTGAGGGTACGACTTCCGCATACTCTCTTGAAGACACAGATGAAAAATACCGTTTGAATGAAGGTGATGTCCTCGTCGGAATGGACGGTAATTTCCATATAAACTTCTGGCATAATAATGAGGCATATCTTAATCAACGATGCGTGAGATTGCGACCATATGGTGACTCTGACATTTCTTCAATTCAAATCTTGCATGGTATAAGTCCCTATATCAAGGCAAAGGAGCAGAGTGCCAAAGGTTCAACCGTTGGGCATCTTTCAGATAAGGATATGAAAGGATTGTATCTTATACAATCTATAAACACAATGAACTTCAATTCACGGAAGACACTTGATGTATTGCTTTCGTTGATTATTAGGGATAAGAAAGAGATACTCTCGCTGACTAAGCTACGTGACGAGCTTCTTCCTCTTTTGATGAACGGTCAGGTGTCGGTAAATTATGATTTATCACCCATCAGTACTGTTTTCTCTCAAACAATTCTGTCAATTGCACGGCTTGCTGTTGCAGCCTGA
- a CDS encoding plasmid mobilization protein, which yields MKKQKQKKPDGRCATCPRWDRWHIRIPNSEDQQKLIRLYRKSGAKTKSDYVRARLLGEAFKVISQDPSKEPYLDKLSEIVALTHKIGVLYNEAVKVLNAYHSVATAQRMLDKLESYSQTIIRLQQQAVQLTELFERKQY from the coding sequence ATGAAAAAGCAGAAACAAAAGAAGCCAGATGGCAGATGTGCCACCTGCCCACGGTGGGACAGATGGCACATCAGGATACCTAATTCCGAAGACCAGCAGAAACTTATCAGGCTCTACCGCAAGTCGGGAGCAAAGACAAAAAGCGACTATGTCCGAGCAAGACTCTTGGGTGAAGCCTTTAAGGTCATCAGCCAAGACCCTTCAAAGGAGCCTTACTTAGATAAACTCTCCGAAATTGTTGCCTTAACTCATAAGATAGGCGTGCTATACAACGAAGCCGTAAAAGTCCTCAATGCTTATCATTCTGTCGCCACTGCTCAACGAATGCTGGATAAACTCGAAAGCTATTCCCAAACTATCATCAGGCTGCAACAGCAAGCCGTGCAATTGACAGAATTGTTTGAGAGAAAACAGTACTGA
- a CDS encoding DUF3408 domain-containing protein, giving the protein MTTIEEKRRLRLEQAIRDMGNYGVKLRKPEELPDFDQPIYYEEEKKRFDSVQVEELEEKGNHEEISQTPCQETDLSTTGRAVPVEGTQQRVGKSKGRERLSEFLEKYLQPLRVSHRKAVYVSEETQRRLDYVVRKIGEQGASISGYAEQVLREHLDRYKDDVETWRKL; this is encoded by the coding sequence ATGACAACCATAGAAGAAAAGAGAAGACTGCGCTTGGAGCAAGCCATCAGGGATATGGGAAATTATGGCGTCAAGCTCCGAAAGCCCGAAGAATTGCCCGATTTTGACCAGCCTATATATTATGAGGAGGAAAAGAAAAGGTTCGACTCCGTTCAAGTGGAGGAACTGGAAGAAAAGGGGAACCATGAGGAAATCTCCCAAACGCCATGCCAAGAAACGGACTTGTCCACAACGGGGAGAGCGGTTCCTGTTGAAGGAACTCAACAACGAGTGGGCAAATCCAAGGGCAGAGAGCGTTTATCCGAGTTTTTAGAGAAATACCTCCAGCCGCTTCGTGTCAGCCACCGTAAAGCCGTGTATGTATCTGAAGAAACCCAAAGGAGGTTGGACTATGTGGTACGGAAGATTGGCGAGCAGGGAGCGAGTATTTCGGGGTATGCGGAGCAGGTTCTTCGGGAACACCTTGACCGCTACAAAGATGATGTGGAAACGTGGCGGAAACTCTGA
- a CDS encoding helix-turn-helix domain-containing protein yields MTENEIITQKDPQMQMFAQLMEGILKKLERYCTTTRPMLGGEVYLTGEEVCKQLRLSPRTLQDYRDNGTIAYCKIGGKILYRQSDIQAMLERHYYPISKKP; encoded by the coding sequence ATGACAGAGAACGAAATCATTACACAGAAAGACCCTCAGATGCAGATGTTTGCACAGTTGATGGAGGGCATACTGAAGAAACTGGAGCGTTATTGTACCACGACTCGTCCAATGTTGGGCGGAGAGGTTTACCTCACGGGAGAGGAGGTTTGCAAGCAGTTACGGCTGAGCCCCCGCACACTTCAGGATTATCGGGACAACGGTACGATTGCCTACTGCAAAATCGGGGGCAAGATTCTCTACAGGCAGAGCGACATACAGGCCATGCTTGAAAGACACTATTATCCAATATCCAAGAAGCCATGA
- a CDS encoding helix-turn-helix domain-containing protein — translation MKLIIIDRKAWERHCSDFAEFIHSIEQLIGNPPKLDDWLDNEAVCRRLGISKRTLQSYRDTGKIPFSMIGHKCYYKESDIMEILNAKNE, via the coding sequence ATGAAACTTATCATCATCGACCGCAAGGCATGGGAGCGACACTGTTCCGACTTTGCAGAATTTATCCACAGTATCGAACAACTCATTGGCAATCCGCCCAAGTTAGACGATTGGCTCGACAATGAAGCCGTGTGCCGTAGGCTCGGAATCAGCAAGCGCACGCTGCAATCCTATCGGGACACGGGCAAAATCCCATTCTCCATGATTGGGCATAAATGCTATTACAAGGAGAGTGACATCATGGAGATACTGAACGCAAAGAATGAATGA
- a CDS encoding DUF1896 domain-containing protein: MKQNNKQEFSYFQLKLRSYIDEHHPERLQDTEFITARADMALTAYCDAVAQGFTHPEAESVASEVLYQGLHFSKYDTLVSVLENEFERELPAPLPERLAPILLSNKAVQATFDKFGLTDEFVASGQYDRLCTELTGTIVLLIESNNLPIIGQTNG, translated from the coding sequence ATGAAACAGAACAACAAACAGGAGTTTTCCTACTTTCAGTTGAAGCTAAGAAGTTACATTGATGAGCATCACCCTGAAAGACTGCAAGACACAGAGTTTATTACCGCACGGGCAGACATGGCTCTCACCGCCTACTGCGATGCAGTGGCACAGGGCTTCACGCATCCCGAAGCGGAGAGCGTGGCAAGCGAGGTCTTGTATCAGGGTTTGCATTTTTCCAAGTATGATACGCTTGTATCCGTGTTGGAAAACGAGTTTGAAAGGGAACTGCCTGCACCGCTTCCTGAAAGACTCGCACCCATTTTGTTGTCGAACAAGGCTGTTCAAGCCACATTCGACAAGTTCGGTTTGACGGACGAATTTGTCGCAAGCGGACAATACGACCGCCTTTGCACCGAACTCACAGGCACGATTGTGCTGCTCATTGAGAGCAATAACTTGCCAATAATCGGTCAGACGAACGGATAA
- a CDS encoding site-specific integrase has translation MARSTFKTLFYINRSKEKKNGKCPIMGRITIDGEQVQYSTGKETAPELWDSRKGRCKGTDEETKEINRYLQAKEEQAKGKYQELVWQRGYITAELLKRELMEEDKPKGFLLEEARLFIEEKRPCVGITVAKPTFANYIYATQLIEAYMRERLGLEDIRYPQLDYGFIEGMDFYLKSERNLSLATIQIVVIFLRKLIGIGQQKKYIRIDPFADYKAELPHRTRRYLTTEELQRVLQTPIIDRQFERARQLFLFCAFTGLARVDMQRLKPKHIIHNADGTEEIRIKRQKTDVEAIIPLLPIAKQILLLYIKDKKADDLIFPNFTIRKASFACVNIGQICRIEKGLTFHMARHTFSTTICLSNGISMETLSKMLGHSNIGTTQIYGKITDHKIQEDMTALTDREHSAFEGYCESIARQNAVEQQA, from the coding sequence ATGGCACGCAGTACATTCAAGACACTCTTTTATATCAATCGCTCCAAAGAGAAAAAGAACGGCAAATGCCCGATTATGGGACGCATCACCATAGACGGAGAACAAGTACAGTATAGCACAGGAAAGGAAACCGCTCCAGAACTTTGGGACAGTCGCAAGGGGCGGTGCAAAGGAACGGACGAAGAAACAAAGGAAATTAACCGCTATCTCCAAGCCAAAGAAGAGCAAGCCAAAGGCAAATACCAAGAATTGGTTTGGCAGCGTGGCTATATCACTGCCGAGCTGCTGAAGCGTGAACTCATGGAAGAAGACAAGCCCAAAGGTTTTCTTTTGGAGGAAGCACGACTTTTCATAGAGGAAAAGCGTCCTTGTGTGGGAATAACGGTTGCCAAACCTACCTTTGCCAACTACATCTATGCCACACAACTCATAGAGGCTTATATGCGTGAACGCTTGGGGCTGGAGGATATTCGCTACCCACAGTTGGACTACGGCTTTATCGAGGGGATGGACTTCTACCTAAAAAGTGAGCGCAACCTCTCCCTTGCCACCATTCAGATTGTGGTCATCTTCCTAAGAAAGCTCATCGGCATCGGTCAGCAGAAGAAATATATCCGCATCGATCCGTTTGCGGATTACAAGGCAGAACTTCCACACCGCACAAGGCGTTATCTCACAACGGAAGAACTGCAGCGGGTACTGCAAACACCCATCATTGACAGACAGTTTGAGCGAGCAAGACAACTATTCCTTTTCTGCGCCTTTACAGGACTAGCCCGTGTGGACATGCAACGACTTAAGCCGAAGCACATCATCCACAATGCAGACGGCACAGAGGAAATCCGCATCAAAAGGCAGAAAACAGACGTGGAAGCCATCATCCCACTCCTGCCCATTGCCAAGCAAATCCTTTTGCTCTATATCAAGGACAAGAAAGCAGACGACTTGATATTCCCCAATTTTACGATAAGGAAAGCATCCTTTGCGTGCGTAAACATCGGACAGATATGCCGAATAGAGAAGGGCTTGACCTTTCACATGGCTCGCCACACGTTCTCGACCACGATTTGCCTTTCCAATGGTATTTCGATGGAAACGCTCAGCAAGATGCTCGGACACAGCAATATCGGCACGACACAAATCTACGGAAAGATAACCGACCACAAGATACAGGAGGATATGACCGCACTCACAGACAGGGAACATTCTGCCTTTGAAGGCTACTGCGAGTCAATCGCAAGGCAGAATGCAGTGGAGCAACAAGCATAA
- a CDS encoding site-specific integrase, with protein MKENKLKVSFFVQAKRTDKKGLVPVIGRISVGRTHSGFSTKCKTPLALWDSRKQRLIGKSNMAVSINQKLGECTALIHARFHELSEREECFTATDVRDSYQGQIHCQALLLEGFGDYLTQTKERIGIDRALKTFKLRTYQFSLLREYVQKKHKVSDIPFSQLDKAFIEGFEYYLTIDRRLKRSSISSALSTLQTIVRMAVKKGVLDFYPFLGYSYERPKGEPRSITQDELQRIIDLEIEWENYRVVRDLFVFSCFSGLAISDVRNLREENIVLEEGELCIKGRRMKTKTPYRVQVLPPAWAIMERYRGKRAGFVFDVPTTDIILNGMHHIQRNIGMESPLTFHMARHTFASLITLSAGVPIETVSRMLGHTNLRTTQVYAAVSSERIHRDMQVIQQRIQDTFTLKL; from the coding sequence ATGAAGGAAAACAAACTGAAAGTATCGTTCTTCGTTCAGGCGAAACGAACCGACAAGAAAGGACTTGTGCCTGTCATCGGGCGCATCTCAGTAGGCAGAACCCATTCGGGTTTCTCCACCAAGTGCAAGACTCCGCTCGCTCTTTGGGACAGCCGTAAGCAACGGCTCATCGGCAAGAGCAACATGGCAGTGTCCATCAATCAGAAACTCGGTGAATGCACGGCACTCATCCACGCACGCTTTCACGAGCTCAGTGAAAGGGAAGAATGCTTTACCGCCACAGACGTGAGGGACTCCTATCAGGGGCAAATCCACTGCCAAGCCTTGCTCTTGGAGGGTTTCGGGGATTATCTCACACAGACAAAGGAACGCATAGGTATCGACCGAGCCTTAAAGACCTTCAAACTCCGTACCTACCAGTTTTCCCTGCTCCGTGAGTATGTACAGAAGAAACACAAGGTGAGCGACATACCCTTTTCACAGTTGGACAAAGCCTTTATCGAAGGCTTCGAGTATTATCTCACCATCGACCGCAGACTGAAACGCAGCAGCATATCAAGTGCTTTGTCCACCTTGCAGACCATCGTCCGCATGGCGGTGAAGAAAGGCGTGCTCGACTTCTATCCGTTCTTGGGCTATAGTTACGAGCGACCAAAGGGTGAACCGAGAAGCATCACACAAGACGAACTCCAACGCATCATCGACTTGGAGATTGAATGGGAGAACTACCGCGTTGTCCGTGATTTGTTCGTCTTCTCCTGCTTTTCAGGACTGGCAATCTCCGATGTCCGTAATCTTCGGGAGGAAAACATCGTCTTGGAAGAAGGCGAACTCTGCATCAAGGGCAGACGCATGAAAACCAAGACCCCGTACCGTGTACAAGTACTTCCTCCTGCTTGGGCGATAATGGAGCGGTACAGGGGAAAGCGTGCAGGCTTTGTCTTTGACGTACCGACCACCGACATTATCCTCAATGGCATGCACCACATACAGCGAAACATCGGTATGGAAAGTCCGCTGACCTTTCACATGGCAAGGCACACCTTTGCTTCGCTTATCACACTTTCGGCAGGTGTGCCAATCGAAACGGTGAGCCGTATGCTCGGACACACCAATCTGAGAACAACACAGGTATATGCAGCGGTTTCCTCCGAGAGAATCCATCGGGATATGCAGGTGATACAGCAGCGAATACAAGATACATTCACCTTAAAACTTTGA
- a CDS encoding tyrosine-type recombinase/integrase: MAEKTKISTVINLWKEDKKHYVKKSSYSAYMLLIENHLLPTFGHKHEVHEADVQEFVFAKLDEGLSQKTIKDILIVLKMILKFGMKNKVFEYQQFDIQFPTERENNGIEVLSKSNQRKIMNYVQEHFTFKNLGIYICLSAGIRIGEICALTWNEIDTDMGVIHIRKTIQRIYIIDDSDRHTELILDSPKTKNSIRDIPMSRDLLKMLKPIKKIVNNSFYVLTNDMKPTEPRTYRNYYKRLMKELDMPELKFHGLRHSFATRCIESNCDYKTVSVILGHSNISTTLNLYVHPNMEQKKKCIDQMFKGLR; encoded by the coding sequence ATGGCAGAAAAAACAAAAATTAGTACAGTTATCAACCTATGGAAAGAAGACAAAAAGCATTATGTAAAAAAATCCAGTTATTCGGCTTATATGCTTCTAATTGAGAATCATTTATTGCCAACTTTTGGACATAAGCATGAAGTGCATGAAGCAGATGTTCAGGAGTTTGTATTTGCTAAGTTAGATGAGGGATTAAGTCAAAAAACGATTAAGGATATCTTGATTGTACTGAAAATGATCCTAAAGTTCGGCATGAAGAATAAAGTCTTCGAGTATCAGCAATTTGATATCCAGTTTCCAACAGAAAGAGAAAATAATGGGATTGAGGTGCTTAGTAAAAGCAACCAAAGAAAGATTATGAATTATGTACAAGAGCATTTTACATTCAAAAACTTAGGAATTTATATTTGTTTGAGTGCTGGAATACGTATTGGCGAAATTTGTGCTTTGACATGGAACGAAATTGATACGGATATGGGGGTTATTCACATTCGAAAAACGATACAGCGGATCTATATTATCGATGATTCTGACAGGCATACAGAACTTATCCTCGATAGTCCTAAAACCAAGAACTCTATTCGAGATATTCCAATGAGCCGAGATCTTTTAAAAATGCTAAAACCGATAAAAAAAATAGTGAACAACTCCTTTTACGTTTTAACTAATGACATGAAACCTACCGAACCACGTACTTACAGAAATTACTACAAACGATTGATGAAAGAGTTGGATATGCCAGAACTGAAATTTCATGGATTGCGTCATAGCTTTGCAACAAGGTGTATAGAGAGTAATTGTGACTATAAAACTGTTAGCGTAATTCTAGGACATTCGAATATCAGTACAACGCTGAATCTATACGTTCATCCTAATATGGAACAAAAAAAGAAGTGTATTGACCAAATGTTTAAAGGATTGAGATAA